A window of the Citrus sinensis cultivar Valencia sweet orange chromosome 9, DVS_A1.0, whole genome shotgun sequence genome harbors these coding sequences:
- the LOC102628623 gene encoding pentatricopeptide repeat-containing protein At5g55840 isoform X1: MSCFSCSSTAKRISQFPHKFSQLRACSCMRAPSNHSKNLRNNATNSTYSQTSDMEKSIYTLLTIDRWESLNHMEYKLASLRPVHGRLALKFLNWVMNQPGLELKHLTHILCLTTHVLVKTRMYEDAKLILRQLAQMGISQNSVFGSLMNTYPLCNSNPSVFDLLIRVYLREGMVEYALETFQLMGFRGFNPSVYTCNMMLSFMLKDRRVDSVWLLFDDMLDRKICPNVATFNILINVSCVEGKLKKAGYLLRKMEESGYVPNIVTYNTLLNWYCKKGRYKAAFKLIDCMASKGIEADVCTYNMFIDDLCRNNRSAKGYLLLKNMRKRMITPNEVTYNTLINGFVKEGKIQVASRVFDEMSMLNFSPNSITYNELIDGHCSKGNFKEAFRLLAMMEEMGLRPNEVSYGALLNGFCKHAKFDLARSLLERMRTNGISISCIAYTSVIDGLCKCGLLDEAMQLFNKMFKDGLNPDLITFSVLINGFCKVGMTRKAKAVLCKMYRDGLVPNKIIYSTLIYYFCKMGKVTEAMKVYAVMNRNAQGSDHFTCNMLVASLCKGGKVCEAEDYVGHMKRIGVVPNSITFDCMIDGYGTLGDGLKAFSMFDEMVKLGHHPSIFTYGSLLKGLCKGGNLKEAKRFLNSLHHIPSAVDTVAYNTILAETCKSGNLWEAIVLLDEMVQFNLLPDRYTYTILLAGLCRKGKVVSALLFFEKVVSKRTFSPNNVMFTCLVDGLFKAGQSKAAMHISKIMDKEGVYPDTIAFNAVMDGFSRMGNMMMANDLLSTMRSRKLCPSLATYNILLHGYSKKKDLLMCSMLLNTMKMEGLLPDKLTCHSLILGFCETGMLEVGFKFLKKMIAEGTMVECFTFNLLMRKCCEAGEMGKAFDLFNIMNMLGVVPDTNTQDAIIMGLKRIAAFQESHFVLRGMAEKGLTPKCTQYITLINGMCRVGNFQGAFKLKDEMEALGISSSDVAESAMVRGLAHCGKVEEAMLVLNRMLRMRLVPTIATFTTLIHKFCKEAKFVDALKLKGTMELSGVKLDVVSYNVLISGLCANGDVMPAFELYEEMKHKGLCPNSTTYSVLIDAISKKENNLVKGEILLKDIQERGFISWNWDGSTQHLHEGLINALRKLKSFKKNRRNNAKS, translated from the exons ATGTCCTGTTTCAGTTGTTCTTCAACTGCCAAAAGAATCTCTCAATTTCCCCACAAATTCTCACAACTTAGAGCCTGCTCTTGTATGCGTGCACCCTCTAATCACAGCAAAAACTTAAGAAATAATGCCACTAACTCAACTTATTCACAAACCTCTG ATATGGAGAAGAGCATATACACACTTCTCACCATAGACCGTTGGGAGTCGCTGAACCACATGGAATACAAGCTAGCTTCACTCAGACCAGTTCATGGGAGGTTAGCTTTGAAATTCCTCAACTGGGTCATGAACCAGCCTGGTTTGGAACTCAAACACTTAACTCATATACTTTGTTTGACAACTCATGTACTTGTTAAAACTAGAATGTATGAGGATGCCAAGTTGATATTGAGGCAGTTGGCTCAAATGGGTATCAGTCAAAACTCTGTTTTTGGTTCTCTAATGAATACATATCCACTTTGTAACTCAAACCCTTCGGTTTTTGACTTGTTGATTAGGGTGTATTTGAGAGAAGGAATGGTTGAGTATGCTTTAGAGACTTTTCAGTTGATGGGTTTTAGAGGGTTTAACCCTTCTGTATACACTTGTAATATGATGTTAAGTTTTATGCTGAAAGACCGTAGAGTTGATTCGGTTTGGCTGCTTTTTGATGATATGCTTGATAGGAAGATTTGTCCTAATGTTGCTACTTTTAATATACTGATAAATGTCTCATGTGTGGAAGGCAAGCTTAAGAAAGCTGGTTATTTGTTAAGAAAAATGGAAGAGAGTGGTTATGTTCCAAATATAGTTACTTATAATACTTTGCTCAACTGGTATTGTAAGAAGGGGAGATATAAAGCAGCTTTCAAGTTGATTGATTGTATGGCATCTAAGGGTATTGAAGCTGATGtatgtacatataatatgttCATAGATGATTTGTGCAGAAACAATAGAAGTGCCAAAGGTTATTTACTGCTGAAAAACATGAGGAAGAGGATGATAACACCCAATGAAGTCACCTATAATACTCTTATTAATGGGTTTGTTAAGGAAGGAAAGATTCAGGTAGCATCTCGGGTTTTTGATGAGATGTCTATGCTTAATTTTTCACCAAACAGTATCACTTACAATGAATTGATTGATGGGCATTGCAGCAAGGGCAATTTTAAAGAAGCTTTTAGACTTTTGGCTATGATGGAAGAGATGGGATTAAGACCAAACGAAGTCAGCTATGGAGCTCTTTTAAATGGGTTTTGCAAACATGCCAAATTTGACCTGGCAAGGAGTTTGCTTGAGAGAATGAGGACTAATGGAATAAGTATCAGTTGTATTGCATATACATCAGTCATTGATGGGTTATGCAAGTGTGGGCTGCTTGATGAAGCTATGCAACTGTTCAATAAGATGTTCAAGGATGGACTGAATCCTGATCTTATCACTTTTTCTGTACTTATAAATGGATTTTGCAAAGTCGGGATGACCAGAAAAGCGAAGGCAGTATTATGTAAAATGTATAGAGATGGACTTGTTCCGAACAAAATCATATATTCTACATTAATCTATTACTTTTGCAAGATGGGGAAAGTTACGGAAGCAATGAAGGTCTATGCAGTTATGAATCGCAATGCTCAGGGTTCGGATCATTTTACATGTAACATGCTAGTCGCTTCTCTTTGTAAAGGTGGAAAAGTTTGCGAGGCAGAGGATTACGTGGGTCACATGAAGAGGATTGGTGTTGTCCCTAACTCCATTACTTTTGATTGTATGATAGATGGCTATGGAACCTTGGGAGATGGGTTAAAAGCATTTTCtatgtttgatgaaatggTTAAATTAGGTCATCACCCAAGTATTTTCACATATGGGAGTTTACTTAAAGGACTGTGTAAAGGTGGGAATTTGAAGGAGGCAAAGAGATTTTTGAATAGCCTACACCATATTCCTTCTGCTGTTGATACTGTTGCCTACAACACAATCCTTGCTGAGACATGCAAATCTGGGAATTTATGGGAGGCAATTGTTCTTCTTGATGAGATGGTTCAGTTCAATTTGCTGCCGGATCGTTACACATATACTATTCTTCTTGCTGGTTTATGTAGAAAAGGAAAAGTGGTTAGTGCTCTCCTTTTCTTCGAGAAAGTGGTGTCTAAACGTACTTTTTCCCCAAATAATGTAATGTTTACCTGCTTGGTTGACGGTCTTTTCAAGGCTGGCCAATCCAAGGCTGCAATGCATATCAGCAAAATAATGGACAAAGAAGGTGTGTACCCTGATACCATTGCTTTTAATGCAGTTATGGATGGATTCTCAAGGATGGGAAATATGATGATGGCCAATGATCTGCTATCCACAATGAGGAGCAGAAAATTGTGCCCTAGTTTGGCTACATATAACATTCTCTTGCATGgttattcaaagaaaaaggatttaTTGATGTGCTCCATGTTACTCAATACCATGAAGATGGAGGGTCTTTTGCCTGACAAGTTAACATGTCATTCTCTTATTCTTGGATTTTGTGAGACTGGTATGTTGGAAGTTGGTTTTAAATTCTTGAAAAAGATGATAGCGGAAGGTACCATGGTTGAATGTTTTACATTTAACTTGCTCATGAGGAAGTGTTGTGAAGCTGGTGAGATGGGGAAGGCCTTTGATCTGTTCAATATTATGAATATGTTGGGAGTTGTTCCTGATACAAATACCCAGGATGCTATCATAATGGGACTGAAGAGAATTGCTGCTTTCCAAGAATCCCATTTTGTTTTGCGTGGAATGGCAGAGAAAGGTTTAACACCCAAGTGCACACAATATATTACTTTAATTAATGGTATGTGTAGGGTAGGCAATTTCCAAGGAGCATTCAAGCTAAAAGATGAAATGGAGGCGCTTGGCATCAGTTCCTCTGATGTAGCTGAAAGTGCTATGGTAAGGGGCCTTGCCCACTGTGGAAAGGTTGAAGAAGCAATGCTGGTTTTGAATCGCATGCTTAGGATGCGACTTGTTCCAACTATTGCCACGTTTACAACGCTAATCCACAAGTTCTGCAAGGAAGCAAAATTTGTAGACGCACTGAAGTTGAAAGGCACAATGGAACTCAGTGGTGTGAAGCTCGATGTAGTTTCTTACAATGTTCTAATTTCAGGCCTCTGTGCTAATGGTGATGTTATGCCTGCATTTGAACTGTATGAGGAGATGAAACATAAAGGCCTTTGTCCCAACTCCACCACCTATAGTGTTCTCATTGATGCCATTTCCAAAAAAGAGAACAATCTTGTGAAGGGTGAAATCCTTTTGAAAGATATACAGGAGAGAGGATTCATATCTTGGAATTGGGATGGGAGCACTCAACATTTGCACGAGGGCTTGATCAATGCCCTGAGAAAGTTGAAGTCcttcaagaaaaatagaagaaataatGCAAAAAGTTAG
- the LOC102628623 gene encoding pentatricopeptide repeat-containing protein At5g55840 isoform X2, translating into MSCFSCSSTAKRISQFPHKFSQLRACSCMRAPSNHSKNLRNNATNSTYSQTSDMEKSIYTLLTIDRWESLNHMEYKLASLRPVHGRNNRSAKGYLLLKNMRKRMITPNEVTYNTLINGFVKEGKIQVASRVFDEMSMLNFSPNSITYNELIDGHCSKGNFKEAFRLLAMMEEMGLRPNEVSYGALLNGFCKHAKFDLARSLLERMRTNGISISCIAYTSVIDGLCKCGLLDEAMQLFNKMFKDGLNPDLITFSVLINGFCKVGMTRKAKAVLCKMYRDGLVPNKIIYSTLIYYFCKMGKVTEAMKVYAVMNRNAQGSDHFTCNMLVASLCKGGKVCEAEDYVGHMKRIGVVPNSITFDCMIDGYGTLGDGLKAFSMFDEMVKLGHHPSIFTYGSLLKGLCKGGNLKEAKRFLNSLHHIPSAVDTVAYNTILAETCKSGNLWEAIVLLDEMVQFNLLPDRYTYTILLAGLCRKGKVVSALLFFEKVVSKRTFSPNNVMFTCLVDGLFKAGQSKAAMHISKIMDKEGVYPDTIAFNAVMDGFSRMGNMMMANDLLSTMRSRKLCPSLATYNILLHGYSKKKDLLMCSMLLNTMKMEGLLPDKLTCHSLILGFCETGMLEVGFKFLKKMIAEGTMVECFTFNLLMRKCCEAGEMGKAFDLFNIMNMLGVVPDTNTQDAIIMGLKRIAAFQESHFVLRGMAEKGLTPKCTQYITLINGMCRVGNFQGAFKLKDEMEALGISSSDVAESAMVRGLAHCGKVEEAMLVLNRMLRMRLVPTIATFTTLIHKFCKEAKFVDALKLKGTMELSGVKLDVVSYNVLISGLCANGDVMPAFELYEEMKHKGLCPNSTTYSVLIDAISKKENNLVKGEILLKDIQERGFISWNWDGSTQHLHEGLINALRKLKSFKKNRRNNAKS; encoded by the exons ATGTCCTGTTTCAGTTGTTCTTCAACTGCCAAAAGAATCTCTCAATTTCCCCACAAATTCTCACAACTTAGAGCCTGCTCTTGTATGCGTGCACCCTCTAATCACAGCAAAAACTTAAGAAATAATGCCACTAACTCAACTTATTCACAAACCTCTG ATATGGAGAAGAGCATATACACACTTCTCACCATAGACCGTTGGGAGTCGCTGAACCACATGGAATACAAGCTAGCTTCACTCAGACCAGTTCATGGGAG AAACAATAGAAGTGCCAAAGGTTATTTACTGCTGAAAAACATGAGGAAGAGGATGATAACACCCAATGAAGTCACCTATAATACTCTTATTAATGGGTTTGTTAAGGAAGGAAAGATTCAGGTAGCATCTCGGGTTTTTGATGAGATGTCTATGCTTAATTTTTCACCAAACAGTATCACTTACAATGAATTGATTGATGGGCATTGCAGCAAGGGCAATTTTAAAGAAGCTTTTAGACTTTTGGCTATGATGGAAGAGATGGGATTAAGACCAAACGAAGTCAGCTATGGAGCTCTTTTAAATGGGTTTTGCAAACATGCCAAATTTGACCTGGCAAGGAGTTTGCTTGAGAGAATGAGGACTAATGGAATAAGTATCAGTTGTATTGCATATACATCAGTCATTGATGGGTTATGCAAGTGTGGGCTGCTTGATGAAGCTATGCAACTGTTCAATAAGATGTTCAAGGATGGACTGAATCCTGATCTTATCACTTTTTCTGTACTTATAAATGGATTTTGCAAAGTCGGGATGACCAGAAAAGCGAAGGCAGTATTATGTAAAATGTATAGAGATGGACTTGTTCCGAACAAAATCATATATTCTACATTAATCTATTACTTTTGCAAGATGGGGAAAGTTACGGAAGCAATGAAGGTCTATGCAGTTATGAATCGCAATGCTCAGGGTTCGGATCATTTTACATGTAACATGCTAGTCGCTTCTCTTTGTAAAGGTGGAAAAGTTTGCGAGGCAGAGGATTACGTGGGTCACATGAAGAGGATTGGTGTTGTCCCTAACTCCATTACTTTTGATTGTATGATAGATGGCTATGGAACCTTGGGAGATGGGTTAAAAGCATTTTCtatgtttgatgaaatggTTAAATTAGGTCATCACCCAAGTATTTTCACATATGGGAGTTTACTTAAAGGACTGTGTAAAGGTGGGAATTTGAAGGAGGCAAAGAGATTTTTGAATAGCCTACACCATATTCCTTCTGCTGTTGATACTGTTGCCTACAACACAATCCTTGCTGAGACATGCAAATCTGGGAATTTATGGGAGGCAATTGTTCTTCTTGATGAGATGGTTCAGTTCAATTTGCTGCCGGATCGTTACACATATACTATTCTTCTTGCTGGTTTATGTAGAAAAGGAAAAGTGGTTAGTGCTCTCCTTTTCTTCGAGAAAGTGGTGTCTAAACGTACTTTTTCCCCAAATAATGTAATGTTTACCTGCTTGGTTGACGGTCTTTTCAAGGCTGGCCAATCCAAGGCTGCAATGCATATCAGCAAAATAATGGACAAAGAAGGTGTGTACCCTGATACCATTGCTTTTAATGCAGTTATGGATGGATTCTCAAGGATGGGAAATATGATGATGGCCAATGATCTGCTATCCACAATGAGGAGCAGAAAATTGTGCCCTAGTTTGGCTACATATAACATTCTCTTGCATGgttattcaaagaaaaaggatttaTTGATGTGCTCCATGTTACTCAATACCATGAAGATGGAGGGTCTTTTGCCTGACAAGTTAACATGTCATTCTCTTATTCTTGGATTTTGTGAGACTGGTATGTTGGAAGTTGGTTTTAAATTCTTGAAAAAGATGATAGCGGAAGGTACCATGGTTGAATGTTTTACATTTAACTTGCTCATGAGGAAGTGTTGTGAAGCTGGTGAGATGGGGAAGGCCTTTGATCTGTTCAATATTATGAATATGTTGGGAGTTGTTCCTGATACAAATACCCAGGATGCTATCATAATGGGACTGAAGAGAATTGCTGCTTTCCAAGAATCCCATTTTGTTTTGCGTGGAATGGCAGAGAAAGGTTTAACACCCAAGTGCACACAATATATTACTTTAATTAATGGTATGTGTAGGGTAGGCAATTTCCAAGGAGCATTCAAGCTAAAAGATGAAATGGAGGCGCTTGGCATCAGTTCCTCTGATGTAGCTGAAAGTGCTATGGTAAGGGGCCTTGCCCACTGTGGAAAGGTTGAAGAAGCAATGCTGGTTTTGAATCGCATGCTTAGGATGCGACTTGTTCCAACTATTGCCACGTTTACAACGCTAATCCACAAGTTCTGCAAGGAAGCAAAATTTGTAGACGCACTGAAGTTGAAAGGCACAATGGAACTCAGTGGTGTGAAGCTCGATGTAGTTTCTTACAATGTTCTAATTTCAGGCCTCTGTGCTAATGGTGATGTTATGCCTGCATTTGAACTGTATGAGGAGATGAAACATAAAGGCCTTTGTCCCAACTCCACCACCTATAGTGTTCTCATTGATGCCATTTCCAAAAAAGAGAACAATCTTGTGAAGGGTGAAATCCTTTTGAAAGATATACAGGAGAGAGGATTCATATCTTGGAATTGGGATGGGAGCACTCAACATTTGCACGAGGGCTTGATCAATGCCCTGAGAAAGTTGAAGTCcttcaagaaaaatagaagaaataatGCAAAAAGTTAG
- the LOC102627443 gene encoding protein NOI4 has translation MSDKGRPLPKFGEWDVNDPASAEGFTVIFNKARDEKKTGGKPDSPGKVDPPIRQGVDPAKPQPRKWFCCIQRPSAQS, from the exons ATGTCG GACAAGGGTCGCCCATTGCCTAAATTTGGTGAATGGGACGTCAATGATCCAGCTTCAGCTGAAGGATTTACTGTGATCTTTAACAAGGCCAGGGATGAGAAAAAGACAGGTGGCAAACCAGACTCGCCTGGAAAGGTTGATCCTCCTATTAGGCAAGGGGTGGATCCTGCAAAACCTCAGCCT CGAAAGTGGTTTTGCTGCATCCAAAGGCCTTCTGCTCAATCTTGA
- the LOC112495481 gene encoding transmembrane emp24 domain-containing protein p24beta2-like: MKVGPVGFCIAAILAFIFSPQAVYGIRFVIDREECFSHNVQYEGDTVHASFVVIKADSSWYSSHDGVDLVVKGPASDQIHDFRDKISEKFEFVAHHKGVHRFCFTNKSPYHETIDFDVHVGHFSYYDEHAKDEHFNPLLEQISKLEEALYNIQFEQHWLEAQTERQAIVNEAMSRRAVYKAFWESTALVGASVLQVYLLRRLFERKLGMSRV, encoded by the exons ATGAAAGTTGGGCCAGTTGGGTTCTGTATTGCTGCAATTTTGGCATTTATTTTTAGCCCTCAGGCTGTTTATGGTATTAGATTTGTGATTGATAGAGAAGAATGTTTTTCTCATAATGTACAATATGAAGGCGACACGGTTCATGCTTCATTTGTTGTCATTAAGGCTGATTCATCTTGGTATAGTAGTCACGACGGTGTTGATCTTGTG GTGAAGGGACCTGCTAGTGATCAGATTCATGATTTTCGTGATAAGATCAGTGAGAAATTTGAGTTTGTGGCCCATCATAAAGGAGTCCACCGCTTCTGCTTCACAAACAAGTCTCCGTATCATGAAACCATAGACTTTGATGTACATGTTGGCCACTTTTCATACTATGATGAGCATGCCAAAGATG AGCATTTTAATCCTTTGCTAGAACAGATATCCAAATTGGAGGAAGCCCTTTACAACATTCAGTTCGAACAGCATTGGCTTGAGGCGCAGACTGAACGCCAGGCAATAG TAAATGAAGCAATGAGTCGGAGGGCAGTTTACAAGGCATTCTGGGAATCCACTGCACTTGTCGGTGCAAGTGTTCTTCAAGTCTACCTCCTCCGCCGCCTGTTCGAAAGGAAGCTTGGGATGTCCAGAGTTTAG